From Callithrix jacchus isolate 240 chromosome 3, calJac240_pri, whole genome shotgun sequence, a single genomic window includes:
- the FGFR3 gene encoding fibroblast growth factor receptor 3 isoform X18 has protein sequence MGAPARALALCVVVAIVAGASSESLGPEQRVVGRAAEVPGLEPGQQEQLVFGSGDAVELSCPPPRGGPVGPTVWVKDGAGLVPSDRILVGPQRLLVLNASQEDSGAYSCQQRLTQNVLCRFSVRVADVPSSGDDEDGEDEAEDTAGAPYWTRPERMDKKLLAVPAANTVRFRCPAAGNPTPSISWLKNGKEFRGEHRIGGIKLRHQQWSLVMESVVPSDRGNYTCVVENKFGSIRQTYTLDVLERSPHRPILQAGLPANQTAVLGSDVEFHCKVYSDAQPHIQWLKHVEVNGSKVGPDGTPYVTVLKTAGANTTDKELEVLSLQNVTFEDAGEYTCLAGNSIGFSHHSAWLVVLPAEEELAEADEAGSVYAGILSYGVGFFLFILVVAAVTLCRLRSPPKKGLGSPTVHKISRFPLKRQVSLESNASMSSNTPLVRIARLSSGEGPALANVSELELPADPKWELSRARLTLGKPLGEGCFGQVVMAEAIGIDKDRAAKPVTVAVKMLKDDATDKDLSDLVSEMEMMKMIGKHKNIINLLGACTQGGPLYVLVEYAAKGNLREFLRARRPPGLDYAFDTCKPPEEQLTFKDLVSCAYQVARGMEYLASQKCIHRDLAARNVLVTEDNVMKIADFGLARDVHNLDYYKKTTNGRLPVKWMAPEALFDRVYTHQSDVWSFGVLLWEIFTLGGSPYPGIPVEELFKLLKEGHRMDKPANCTHDLYMIMRECWHAAPSQRPTFKQLVEDLDRFLTVTSTDEYLDLSAPFEQYSPGGQDTPSSSSSGDDSVFAHDLLPPAPPGSGGPRT, from the exons atGGGCGCCCCTGCCCGCGCCCTCGCGCTCTGCGTGGTCGTGGCCATCGTGGCTGGCGCCTCCTCGGAGTCCTTGGGCCCGGAGCAGCGCGTCGTGGGGCGAGCGGCAG AGGTCCCAGGCCTGGAGCCCGGCCAGCAGGAGCAGTTGGTCTTCGGCAGCGGGGACGCGGTGGAGCTGAGCTGTCCCCCGCCCAGAGGTGGTCCTGTGGGGCCCACGGTCTGGGTCAAGGATGGCGCAGGGCTGGTGCCCTCGGACCGCATCCTGGTGGGGCCCCAGCGCCTGCTGGTGCTGAACGCCTCACAGGAGGACTCTGGGGCCTACAGCTGCCAGCAGCGCCTCACACAGAACGTGCTGTGCCGCTTCAGCGTGCGGGTGGCAG ACGTTCCATCTTCAGGAGATGATGAAGACGGAGAGGATGAGGCTGAGGACACAG CAGGGGCCCCTTATTGGACCCGGCCCGAGCGGATGGACAAGAAGCTGCTGGCCGTACCGGCTGCCAACACTGTCCGCTTCCGCTGCCCGGCCGCTGGCAACCCCACTCCCTCCATCTCTTGGCTGAAGAACGGCAAGGAGTTCCGCGGCGAGCACCGCATTGGAGGCATCAAG CTGCGGCACCAGCAGTGGAGCCTGGTCATGGAGAGCGTGGTGCCCTCGGACCGCGGCAACTACACCTGCGTGGTGGAGAACAAGTTCGGCAGCATCCGGCAGACGTACACGCTGGACGTGCTGG AGCGCTCCCCGCACCGGCCCATCCTGCAGGCGGGGCTGCCGGCCAACCAGACGGCGGTGCTGGGCAGCGACGTGGAGTTCCACTGCAAGGTGTACAGCGACGCACAGCCCCACATCCAGTGGCTCAAGCACGTGGAGGTGAACGGCAGCAAGGTGGGCCCCGACGGCACACCCTACGTCACCGTGCTCAAG ACGGCGGGGGCTAATACCACCGACAAGGAGCTAGAGGTTCTGTCCTTGCAGAACGTCACCTTCGAAGACGCCGGGGAGTACACCTGCCTGGCGGGCAATTCTATTGGCTTTTCCCATCACTCTGCGTGGCTGGTGGTGCTGCCAG CTGAGGAGGAGCTGGCGGAGGCCGACGAGGCGGGCAGTGTGTACGCAGGCATCCTCAGCTATGGGGTGGGCTTCTTCCTGTTCATCCTGGTGGTGGCAGCCGTGACGCTCTGCCGCCTGCGCAGTCCCCCCAAGAAAGGCCTGGGCTCCCCCACCGTCCACAAGATCTCCCGCTTCCCGCTCAAGCGACAG GTGTCCCTGGAGTCCAACGCGTCCATGAGCTCCAACACGCCGCTGGTGCGGATCGCAAGGCTGTCCTCGGGGGAGGGCCCAGCGCTGGCCAACGTCTCTGAGCTTGAGCTGCCCGCCGACCCCAAATGGGAGCTGTCCCGGGCCCG GCTGACCCTGGGCAAGCCCCTCGGGGAGGGCTGCTTTGGCCAGGTGGTCATGGCGGAGGCCATCGGCATCGACAAGGACCGGGCTGCCAAACCCGTCACTGTGGCTGTGAAGATGCTGAAAG ACGATGCCACTGACAAGGACCTGTCGGACTTGGTGTCGGAGATGGAGATGATGAAGATGATTGGGAAGCACAAGAACATCATCAACCTGCTGGGCGCCTGCACGCAGGGCG GGCCCCTGTACGTGCTGGTGGAGTACGCCGCCAAGGGCAACCTGCGGGAGTTCCTGCGGGCGCGGCGGCCCCCCGGCCTCGACTACGCCTTTGACACCTGCAAGCCGCCCGAGGAGCAACTCACCTTCAAGGACCTGGTGTCTTGTGCCTACCAGGTGGCCCGGGGCATGGAGTACCTGGCCTCCCAGAAG tGCATCCACAGGGACCTGGCCGCCCGCAATGTGCTGGTGACCGAGGACAACGTGATGAAGATCGCCGACTTTGGACTGGCCCGAGACGTGCACAACCTCGACTACTACAAGAAGACCACCAAC GGCCGGCTGCCCGTGAAGTGGATGGCACCTGAGGCCCTGTTTGACCGCGTCTACACCCACCAGAGTGACGT CTGGTCCTTTGGGGTCCTGCTCTGGGAGATCTTCACACTGGGGGGCTCCCCGTACCCCGGCATCCCTGTGGAGGAGCTCTTCAAGCTGCTGAAGGAGGGCCACCGCATGGACAAGCCCGCCAACTGCACGCACGACCT GTACATGATCATGAGGGAGTGCTGGCACGCTGCGCCCTCACAGAGGCCCACCTTCAAGCAGCTGGTGGAGGACCTGGACCGCTTCCTTACTGTGACATCCACCGAC GAGTACCTGGACCTGTCGGCGCCGTTTGAGCAGTACTCTCCCGGTGGCCAGGACACCCCCAGCTCCAGCTCCTCAGGGGACGATTCCGTGTTCGCCCACGACCTGCTGCCCCCGGCCCCACCTGGCAGTGGGGGCCCGCGGACGTGA
- the FGFR3 gene encoding fibroblast growth factor receptor 3 isoform X16 — MGAPARALALCVVVAIVAGASSESLGPEQRVVGRAAEVPGLEPGQQEQLVFGSGDAVELSCPPPRGGPVGPTVWVKDGAGLVPSDRILVGPQRLLVLNASQEDSGAYSCQQRLTQNVLCRFSVRVADVPSSGDDEDGEDEAEDTAGAPYWTRPERMDKKLLAVPAANTVRFRCPAAGNPTPSISWLKNGKEFRGEHRIGGIKLRHQQWSLVMESVVPSDRGNYTCVVENKFGSIRQTYTLDVLERSPHRPILQAGLPANQTAVLGSDVEFHCKVYSDAQPHIQWLKHVEVNGSKVGPDGTPYVTVLKTAGANTTDKELEVLSLQNVTFEDAGEYTCLAGNSIGFSHHSAWLVVLPAEEELAEADEAGSVYAGILSYGVGFFLFILVVAAVTLCRLRSPPKKGLGSPTVHKISRFPLKRQQVSLESNASMSSNTPLVRIARLSSGEGPALANVSELELPADPKWELSRARLTLGKPLGEGCFGQVVMAEAIGIDKDRAAKPVTVAVKMLKDDATDKDLSDLVSEMEMMKMIGKHKNIINLLGACTQGGPLYVLVEYAAKGNLREFLRARRPPGLDYAFDTCKPPEEQLTFKDLVSCAYQVARGMEYLASQKCIHRDLAARNVLVTEDNVMKIADFGLARDVHNLDYYKKTTNGRLPVKWMAPEALFDRVYTHQSDVWSFGVLLWEIFTLGGSPYPGIPVEELFKLLKEGHRMDKPANCTHDLYMIMRECWHAAPSQRPTFKQLVEDLDRFLTVTSTDEYLDLSAPFEQYSPGGQDTPSSSSSGDDSVFAHDLLPPAPPGSGGPRT, encoded by the exons atGGGCGCCCCTGCCCGCGCCCTCGCGCTCTGCGTGGTCGTGGCCATCGTGGCTGGCGCCTCCTCGGAGTCCTTGGGCCCGGAGCAGCGCGTCGTGGGGCGAGCGGCAG AGGTCCCAGGCCTGGAGCCCGGCCAGCAGGAGCAGTTGGTCTTCGGCAGCGGGGACGCGGTGGAGCTGAGCTGTCCCCCGCCCAGAGGTGGTCCTGTGGGGCCCACGGTCTGGGTCAAGGATGGCGCAGGGCTGGTGCCCTCGGACCGCATCCTGGTGGGGCCCCAGCGCCTGCTGGTGCTGAACGCCTCACAGGAGGACTCTGGGGCCTACAGCTGCCAGCAGCGCCTCACACAGAACGTGCTGTGCCGCTTCAGCGTGCGGGTGGCAG ACGTTCCATCTTCAGGAGATGATGAAGACGGAGAGGATGAGGCTGAGGACACAG CAGGGGCCCCTTATTGGACCCGGCCCGAGCGGATGGACAAGAAGCTGCTGGCCGTACCGGCTGCCAACACTGTCCGCTTCCGCTGCCCGGCCGCTGGCAACCCCACTCCCTCCATCTCTTGGCTGAAGAACGGCAAGGAGTTCCGCGGCGAGCACCGCATTGGAGGCATCAAG CTGCGGCACCAGCAGTGGAGCCTGGTCATGGAGAGCGTGGTGCCCTCGGACCGCGGCAACTACACCTGCGTGGTGGAGAACAAGTTCGGCAGCATCCGGCAGACGTACACGCTGGACGTGCTGG AGCGCTCCCCGCACCGGCCCATCCTGCAGGCGGGGCTGCCGGCCAACCAGACGGCGGTGCTGGGCAGCGACGTGGAGTTCCACTGCAAGGTGTACAGCGACGCACAGCCCCACATCCAGTGGCTCAAGCACGTGGAGGTGAACGGCAGCAAGGTGGGCCCCGACGGCACACCCTACGTCACCGTGCTCAAG ACGGCGGGGGCTAATACCACCGACAAGGAGCTAGAGGTTCTGTCCTTGCAGAACGTCACCTTCGAAGACGCCGGGGAGTACACCTGCCTGGCGGGCAATTCTATTGGCTTTTCCCATCACTCTGCGTGGCTGGTGGTGCTGCCAG CTGAGGAGGAGCTGGCGGAGGCCGACGAGGCGGGCAGTGTGTACGCAGGCATCCTCAGCTATGGGGTGGGCTTCTTCCTGTTCATCCTGGTGGTGGCAGCCGTGACGCTCTGCCGCCTGCGCAGTCCCCCCAAGAAAGGCCTGGGCTCCCCCACCGTCCACAAGATCTCCCGCTTCCCGCTCAAGCGACAG CAGGTGTCCCTGGAGTCCAACGCGTCCATGAGCTCCAACACGCCGCTGGTGCGGATCGCAAGGCTGTCCTCGGGGGAGGGCCCAGCGCTGGCCAACGTCTCTGAGCTTGAGCTGCCCGCCGACCCCAAATGGGAGCTGTCCCGGGCCCG GCTGACCCTGGGCAAGCCCCTCGGGGAGGGCTGCTTTGGCCAGGTGGTCATGGCGGAGGCCATCGGCATCGACAAGGACCGGGCTGCCAAACCCGTCACTGTGGCTGTGAAGATGCTGAAAG ACGATGCCACTGACAAGGACCTGTCGGACTTGGTGTCGGAGATGGAGATGATGAAGATGATTGGGAAGCACAAGAACATCATCAACCTGCTGGGCGCCTGCACGCAGGGCG GGCCCCTGTACGTGCTGGTGGAGTACGCCGCCAAGGGCAACCTGCGGGAGTTCCTGCGGGCGCGGCGGCCCCCCGGCCTCGACTACGCCTTTGACACCTGCAAGCCGCCCGAGGAGCAACTCACCTTCAAGGACCTGGTGTCTTGTGCCTACCAGGTGGCCCGGGGCATGGAGTACCTGGCCTCCCAGAAG tGCATCCACAGGGACCTGGCCGCCCGCAATGTGCTGGTGACCGAGGACAACGTGATGAAGATCGCCGACTTTGGACTGGCCCGAGACGTGCACAACCTCGACTACTACAAGAAGACCACCAAC GGCCGGCTGCCCGTGAAGTGGATGGCACCTGAGGCCCTGTTTGACCGCGTCTACACCCACCAGAGTGACGT CTGGTCCTTTGGGGTCCTGCTCTGGGAGATCTTCACACTGGGGGGCTCCCCGTACCCCGGCATCCCTGTGGAGGAGCTCTTCAAGCTGCTGAAGGAGGGCCACCGCATGGACAAGCCCGCCAACTGCACGCACGACCT GTACATGATCATGAGGGAGTGCTGGCACGCTGCGCCCTCACAGAGGCCCACCTTCAAGCAGCTGGTGGAGGACCTGGACCGCTTCCTTACTGTGACATCCACCGAC GAGTACCTGGACCTGTCGGCGCCGTTTGAGCAGTACTCTCCCGGTGGCCAGGACACCCCCAGCTCCAGCTCCTCAGGGGACGATTCCGTGTTCGCCCACGACCTGCTGCCCCCGGCCCCACCTGGCAGTGGGGGCCCGCGGACGTGA
- the FGFR3 gene encoding fibroblast growth factor receptor 3 isoform X7 — translation MGAPARALALCVVVAIVAGASSESLGPEQRVVGRAAEVPGLEPGQQEQLVFGSGDAVELSCPPPRGGPVGPTVWVKDGAGLVPSDRILVGPQRLLVLNASQEDSGAYSCQQRLTQNVLCRFSVRVADVPSSGDDEDGEDEAEDTAGAPYWTRPERMDKKLLAVPAANTVRFRCPAAGNPTPSISWLKNGKEFRGEHRIGGIKLRHQQWSLVMESVVPSDRGNYTCVVENKFGSIRQTYTLDVLERSPHRPILQAGLPANQTAVLGSDVEFHCKVYSDAQPHIQWLKHVEVNGSKVGPDGTPYVTVLKTAGANTTDKELEVLSLQNVTFEDAGEYTCLAGNSIGFSHHSAWLVVLPAEEELAEADEAGSVYAGILSYGVGFFLFILVVAAVTLCRLRSPPKKGLGSPTVHKISRFPLKRQRWWKSERPPSSPQRPPAAPPRPVLHAAPTCPCRPKQVSLESNASMSSNTPLVRIARLSSGEGPALANVSELELPADPKWELSRARLTLGKPLGEGCFGQVVMAEAIGIDKDRAAKPVTVAVKMLKDDATDKDLSDLVSEMEMMKMIGKHKNIINLLGACTQGGPLYVLVEYAAKGNLREFLRARRPPGLDYAFDTCKPPEEQLTFKDLVSCAYQVARGMEYLASQKCIHRDLAARNVLVTEDNVMKIADFGLARDVHNLDYYKKTTNGRLPVKWMAPEALFDRVYTHQSDVWSFGVLLWEIFTLGGSPYPGIPVEELFKLLKEGHRMDKPANCTHDLYMIMRECWHAAPSQRPTFKQLVEDLDRFLTVTSTDEYLDLSAPFEQYSPGGQDTPSSSSSGDDSVFAHDLLPPAPPGSGGPRT, via the exons atGGGCGCCCCTGCCCGCGCCCTCGCGCTCTGCGTGGTCGTGGCCATCGTGGCTGGCGCCTCCTCGGAGTCCTTGGGCCCGGAGCAGCGCGTCGTGGGGCGAGCGGCAG AGGTCCCAGGCCTGGAGCCCGGCCAGCAGGAGCAGTTGGTCTTCGGCAGCGGGGACGCGGTGGAGCTGAGCTGTCCCCCGCCCAGAGGTGGTCCTGTGGGGCCCACGGTCTGGGTCAAGGATGGCGCAGGGCTGGTGCCCTCGGACCGCATCCTGGTGGGGCCCCAGCGCCTGCTGGTGCTGAACGCCTCACAGGAGGACTCTGGGGCCTACAGCTGCCAGCAGCGCCTCACACAGAACGTGCTGTGCCGCTTCAGCGTGCGGGTGGCAG ACGTTCCATCTTCAGGAGATGATGAAGACGGAGAGGATGAGGCTGAGGACACAG CAGGGGCCCCTTATTGGACCCGGCCCGAGCGGATGGACAAGAAGCTGCTGGCCGTACCGGCTGCCAACACTGTCCGCTTCCGCTGCCCGGCCGCTGGCAACCCCACTCCCTCCATCTCTTGGCTGAAGAACGGCAAGGAGTTCCGCGGCGAGCACCGCATTGGAGGCATCAAG CTGCGGCACCAGCAGTGGAGCCTGGTCATGGAGAGCGTGGTGCCCTCGGACCGCGGCAACTACACCTGCGTGGTGGAGAACAAGTTCGGCAGCATCCGGCAGACGTACACGCTGGACGTGCTGG AGCGCTCCCCGCACCGGCCCATCCTGCAGGCGGGGCTGCCGGCCAACCAGACGGCGGTGCTGGGCAGCGACGTGGAGTTCCACTGCAAGGTGTACAGCGACGCACAGCCCCACATCCAGTGGCTCAAGCACGTGGAGGTGAACGGCAGCAAGGTGGGCCCCGACGGCACACCCTACGTCACCGTGCTCAAG ACGGCGGGGGCTAATACCACCGACAAGGAGCTAGAGGTTCTGTCCTTGCAGAACGTCACCTTCGAAGACGCCGGGGAGTACACCTGCCTGGCGGGCAATTCTATTGGCTTTTCCCATCACTCTGCGTGGCTGGTGGTGCTGCCAG CTGAGGAGGAGCTGGCGGAGGCCGACGAGGCGGGCAGTGTGTACGCAGGCATCCTCAGCTATGGGGTGGGCTTCTTCCTGTTCATCCTGGTGGTGGCAGCCGTGACGCTCTGCCGCCTGCGCAGTCCCCCCAAGAAAGGCCTGGGCTCCCCCACCGTCCACAAGATCTCCCGCTTCCCGCTCAAGCGACAG CGCTGGTGGAAGTCAGAGCGCCCCCCTTCCAGCCCACAGCGACCCCCGGCTGCACCCCCACGCCCTGTCCTCCACGCGGCGCCAACCTGCCCCTGCCGACCCAAGCAGGTGTCCCTGGAGTCCAACGCGTCCATGAGCTCCAACACGCCGCTGGTGCGGATCGCAAGGCTGTCCTCGGGGGAGGGCCCAGCGCTGGCCAACGTCTCTGAGCTTGAGCTGCCCGCCGACCCCAAATGGGAGCTGTCCCGGGCCCG GCTGACCCTGGGCAAGCCCCTCGGGGAGGGCTGCTTTGGCCAGGTGGTCATGGCGGAGGCCATCGGCATCGACAAGGACCGGGCTGCCAAACCCGTCACTGTGGCTGTGAAGATGCTGAAAG ACGATGCCACTGACAAGGACCTGTCGGACTTGGTGTCGGAGATGGAGATGATGAAGATGATTGGGAAGCACAAGAACATCATCAACCTGCTGGGCGCCTGCACGCAGGGCG GGCCCCTGTACGTGCTGGTGGAGTACGCCGCCAAGGGCAACCTGCGGGAGTTCCTGCGGGCGCGGCGGCCCCCCGGCCTCGACTACGCCTTTGACACCTGCAAGCCGCCCGAGGAGCAACTCACCTTCAAGGACCTGGTGTCTTGTGCCTACCAGGTGGCCCGGGGCATGGAGTACCTGGCCTCCCAGAAG tGCATCCACAGGGACCTGGCCGCCCGCAATGTGCTGGTGACCGAGGACAACGTGATGAAGATCGCCGACTTTGGACTGGCCCGAGACGTGCACAACCTCGACTACTACAAGAAGACCACCAAC GGCCGGCTGCCCGTGAAGTGGATGGCACCTGAGGCCCTGTTTGACCGCGTCTACACCCACCAGAGTGACGT CTGGTCCTTTGGGGTCCTGCTCTGGGAGATCTTCACACTGGGGGGCTCCCCGTACCCCGGCATCCCTGTGGAGGAGCTCTTCAAGCTGCTGAAGGAGGGCCACCGCATGGACAAGCCCGCCAACTGCACGCACGACCT GTACATGATCATGAGGGAGTGCTGGCACGCTGCGCCCTCACAGAGGCCCACCTTCAAGCAGCTGGTGGAGGACCTGGACCGCTTCCTTACTGTGACATCCACCGAC GAGTACCTGGACCTGTCGGCGCCGTTTGAGCAGTACTCTCCCGGTGGCCAGGACACCCCCAGCTCCAGCTCCTCAGGGGACGATTCCGTGTTCGCCCACGACCTGCTGCCCCCGGCCCCACCTGGCAGTGGGGGCCCGCGGACGTGA
- the FGFR3 gene encoding fibroblast growth factor receptor 3 isoform X5, producing MGAPARALALCVVVAIVAGASSESLGPEQRVVGRAAEVPGLEPGQQEQLVFGSGDAVELSCPPPRGGPVGPTVWVKDGAGLVPSDRILVGPQRLLVLNASQEDSGAYSCQQRLTQNVLCRFSVRVADVPSSGDDEDGEDEAEDTAGAPYWTRPERMDKKLLAVPAANTVRFRCPAAGNPTPSISWLKNGKEFRGEHRIGGIKLRHQQWSLVMESVVPSDRGNYTCVVENKFGSIRQTYTLDVLERSPHRPILQAGLPANQTAVLGSDVEFHCKVYSDAQPHIQWLKHVEVNGSKVGPDGTPYVTVLKSWISESVEADVRLRLANVSERDGGEYVCRATNFIGVAEKAFWLSVRGPRAAEEELAEADEAGSVYAGILSYGVGFFLFILVVAAVTLCRLRSPPKKGLGSPTVHKISRFPLKRQRWWKSERPPSSPQRPPAAPPRPVLHAAPTCPCRPKQVSLESNASMSSNTPLVRIARLSSGEGPALANVSELELPADPKWELSRARLTLGKPLGEGCFGQVVMAEAIGIDKDRAAKPVTVAVKMLKDDATDKDLSDLVSEMEMMKMIGKHKNIINLLGACTQGGPLYVLVEYAAKGNLREFLRARRPPGLDYAFDTCKPPEEQLTFKDLVSCAYQVARGMEYLASQKCIHRDLAARNVLVTEDNVMKIADFGLARDVHNLDYYKKTTNGRLPVKWMAPEALFDRVYTHQSDVWSFGVLLWEIFTLGGSPYPGIPVEELFKLLKEGHRMDKPANCTHDLYMIMRECWHAAPSQRPTFKQLVEDLDRFLTVTSTDEYLDLSAPFEQYSPGGQDTPSSSSSGDDSVFAHDLLPPAPPGSGGPRT from the exons atGGGCGCCCCTGCCCGCGCCCTCGCGCTCTGCGTGGTCGTGGCCATCGTGGCTGGCGCCTCCTCGGAGTCCTTGGGCCCGGAGCAGCGCGTCGTGGGGCGAGCGGCAG AGGTCCCAGGCCTGGAGCCCGGCCAGCAGGAGCAGTTGGTCTTCGGCAGCGGGGACGCGGTGGAGCTGAGCTGTCCCCCGCCCAGAGGTGGTCCTGTGGGGCCCACGGTCTGGGTCAAGGATGGCGCAGGGCTGGTGCCCTCGGACCGCATCCTGGTGGGGCCCCAGCGCCTGCTGGTGCTGAACGCCTCACAGGAGGACTCTGGGGCCTACAGCTGCCAGCAGCGCCTCACACAGAACGTGCTGTGCCGCTTCAGCGTGCGGGTGGCAG ACGTTCCATCTTCAGGAGATGATGAAGACGGAGAGGATGAGGCTGAGGACACAG CAGGGGCCCCTTATTGGACCCGGCCCGAGCGGATGGACAAGAAGCTGCTGGCCGTACCGGCTGCCAACACTGTCCGCTTCCGCTGCCCGGCCGCTGGCAACCCCACTCCCTCCATCTCTTGGCTGAAGAACGGCAAGGAGTTCCGCGGCGAGCACCGCATTGGAGGCATCAAG CTGCGGCACCAGCAGTGGAGCCTGGTCATGGAGAGCGTGGTGCCCTCGGACCGCGGCAACTACACCTGCGTGGTGGAGAACAAGTTCGGCAGCATCCGGCAGACGTACACGCTGGACGTGCTGG AGCGCTCCCCGCACCGGCCCATCCTGCAGGCGGGGCTGCCGGCCAACCAGACGGCGGTGCTGGGCAGCGACGTGGAGTTCCACTGCAAGGTGTACAGCGACGCACAGCCCCACATCCAGTGGCTCAAGCACGTGGAGGTGAACGGCAGCAAGGTGGGCCCCGACGGCACACCCTACGTCACCGTGCTCAAG TCCTGGATCAGTGAGAGTGTGGAGGCCGACGTGCGCCTCCGTCTGGCCAATGTGTCGGAGCGGGACGGGGGCGAGTACGTCTGTCGAGCCACCAATTTCATAGGCGTGGCCGAGAAGGCCTTTTGGCTGAGCGTTCGCGGGCCCCGAGCAG CTGAGGAGGAGCTGGCGGAGGCCGACGAGGCGGGCAGTGTGTACGCAGGCATCCTCAGCTATGGGGTGGGCTTCTTCCTGTTCATCCTGGTGGTGGCAGCCGTGACGCTCTGCCGCCTGCGCAGTCCCCCCAAGAAAGGCCTGGGCTCCCCCACCGTCCACAAGATCTCCCGCTTCCCGCTCAAGCGACAG CGCTGGTGGAAGTCAGAGCGCCCCCCTTCCAGCCCACAGCGACCCCCGGCTGCACCCCCACGCCCTGTCCTCCACGCGGCGCCAACCTGCCCCTGCCGACCCAAGCAGGTGTCCCTGGAGTCCAACGCGTCCATGAGCTCCAACACGCCGCTGGTGCGGATCGCAAGGCTGTCCTCGGGGGAGGGCCCAGCGCTGGCCAACGTCTCTGAGCTTGAGCTGCCCGCCGACCCCAAATGGGAGCTGTCCCGGGCCCG GCTGACCCTGGGCAAGCCCCTCGGGGAGGGCTGCTTTGGCCAGGTGGTCATGGCGGAGGCCATCGGCATCGACAAGGACCGGGCTGCCAAACCCGTCACTGTGGCTGTGAAGATGCTGAAAG ACGATGCCACTGACAAGGACCTGTCGGACTTGGTGTCGGAGATGGAGATGATGAAGATGATTGGGAAGCACAAGAACATCATCAACCTGCTGGGCGCCTGCACGCAGGGCG GGCCCCTGTACGTGCTGGTGGAGTACGCCGCCAAGGGCAACCTGCGGGAGTTCCTGCGGGCGCGGCGGCCCCCCGGCCTCGACTACGCCTTTGACACCTGCAAGCCGCCCGAGGAGCAACTCACCTTCAAGGACCTGGTGTCTTGTGCCTACCAGGTGGCCCGGGGCATGGAGTACCTGGCCTCCCAGAAG tGCATCCACAGGGACCTGGCCGCCCGCAATGTGCTGGTGACCGAGGACAACGTGATGAAGATCGCCGACTTTGGACTGGCCCGAGACGTGCACAACCTCGACTACTACAAGAAGACCACCAAC GGCCGGCTGCCCGTGAAGTGGATGGCACCTGAGGCCCTGTTTGACCGCGTCTACACCCACCAGAGTGACGT CTGGTCCTTTGGGGTCCTGCTCTGGGAGATCTTCACACTGGGGGGCTCCCCGTACCCCGGCATCCCTGTGGAGGAGCTCTTCAAGCTGCTGAAGGAGGGCCACCGCATGGACAAGCCCGCCAACTGCACGCACGACCT GTACATGATCATGAGGGAGTGCTGGCACGCTGCGCCCTCACAGAGGCCCACCTTCAAGCAGCTGGTGGAGGACCTGGACCGCTTCCTTACTGTGACATCCACCGAC GAGTACCTGGACCTGTCGGCGCCGTTTGAGCAGTACTCTCCCGGTGGCCAGGACACCCCCAGCTCCAGCTCCTCAGGGGACGATTCCGTGTTCGCCCACGACCTGCTGCCCCCGGCCCCACCTGGCAGTGGGGGCCCGCGGACGTGA